One genomic window of Polyangium aurulentum includes the following:
- a CDS encoding CHAP domain-containing protein — MPQAGRVGDMAKSPGDSSGHAVEGGASPDVLINGRAALRVAGPAKEGGDAITWRPSRGSTGVFINGEPAFRSGDETLHVGGKGKLVEGSPDVLFGDMKPGAGARRKRPHDKAVTVDVKDALGRPIRGATVKAFCPHEAHPAKEIDGVTSVGGLCSDAKVSVQKALQVGAWDTGASLKAASPAMLKTLSGAGSGSANGTGGTPYVEAPVPPVTPNAGASVPLPDPNGTAEVRLTTVHNWVELIFKAFGHKLPTRPGRLALLGVREASLRGVDPAATVDEVEKDAAKGDLDEVTFTREKRADPTYNDLLICVWTDTKVHTRQHVEVFECTIDAHPGDGTLRLPFLLEGKVFHARPGPFKKQYPGKRVALRVSPGKKKKEKPKGPTAEKILAIARKEIGTTEHPPGSNMNKYGAWYQMNGVFWCAEFVSWVFAKAGIPQIRYAHCNDAARNFRSGAWGTWHGPNTRAKPGDVIIFDWDRNGNYDHTGIVVDDDGHWLTTIEGNTSPSNAGSQSNGDGVYLKKRDRFGVLGFGRPRLKASAAPELRSFIRWGGESERLHGKSMYHSTLLHHHYFKFKKDPSGRYRPDPKAARYRRFMRIYNAAVNKKDIPYLIVSSRYIKTYSEWAAWVVEHPGEKPGARSVVRAGGLVAPKGIAGRYLPSFLTRKYAERVLARASAMSDSKKAAKLRAELKRALLKLAV; from the coding sequence ATGCCTCAGGCGGGACGTGTCGGCGACATGGCGAAGAGCCCGGGCGACAGCAGCGGGCACGCGGTGGAGGGCGGGGCGTCGCCCGACGTGCTCATCAATGGGCGCGCGGCATTGCGGGTCGCGGGCCCAGCCAAGGAGGGCGGCGACGCGATCACGTGGAGGCCGAGCCGCGGGAGCACCGGGGTCTTCATCAACGGCGAGCCCGCATTCCGCTCCGGGGACGAGACGCTGCATGTGGGCGGCAAGGGCAAGCTCGTCGAGGGCAGCCCCGACGTGCTCTTCGGCGATATGAAGCCGGGCGCGGGCGCGCGCAGAAAGCGCCCGCATGACAAGGCGGTCACCGTCGACGTGAAGGACGCTCTCGGGCGCCCCATTCGAGGCGCAACCGTGAAGGCGTTCTGCCCGCACGAGGCGCACCCGGCCAAGGAGATCGACGGCGTGACGTCCGTGGGCGGCCTTTGCAGCGACGCGAAGGTGAGCGTGCAGAAGGCGCTCCAGGTGGGCGCGTGGGACACGGGCGCGAGCCTGAAGGCCGCCTCTCCCGCAATGCTGAAGACCCTCTCGGGCGCGGGCTCGGGCTCGGCGAATGGCACCGGCGGAACGCCCTACGTCGAGGCGCCGGTGCCGCCCGTGACGCCGAATGCGGGCGCGAGCGTCCCCCTCCCCGACCCGAACGGCACGGCCGAGGTGCGCCTCACGACCGTCCACAACTGGGTCGAGCTCATCTTCAAGGCATTCGGTCACAAGCTGCCGACGAGGCCCGGGAGGCTCGCGCTCCTCGGCGTGCGCGAGGCGAGCCTGCGCGGGGTCGACCCGGCCGCGACCGTCGACGAGGTCGAAAAGGACGCGGCGAAAGGCGACCTCGACGAGGTCACGTTCACCCGCGAAAAGCGCGCCGATCCGACCTACAACGACCTGCTCATTTGCGTCTGGACCGACACGAAGGTCCACACGCGCCAGCACGTCGAGGTCTTCGAGTGCACGATCGACGCGCACCCCGGCGACGGCACGCTCCGGCTGCCCTTCTTGCTCGAGGGCAAGGTCTTTCACGCGCGCCCCGGGCCCTTCAAGAAGCAGTATCCCGGCAAGCGCGTCGCATTGCGCGTCTCGCCCGGCAAGAAGAAGAAGGAAAAGCCCAAGGGACCGACGGCCGAGAAGATCCTCGCCATCGCGCGCAAGGAGATCGGGACGACCGAGCACCCGCCCGGCTCGAACATGAACAAGTACGGCGCCTGGTACCAGATGAACGGCGTCTTCTGGTGCGCGGAGTTCGTCTCCTGGGTCTTCGCCAAGGCCGGCATCCCCCAGATTCGGTATGCCCACTGCAATGACGCCGCCAGGAACTTCCGCAGCGGCGCCTGGGGGACGTGGCATGGTCCGAACACCCGCGCCAAGCCGGGGGACGTCATCATCTTCGACTGGGACAGGAACGGCAATTACGACCATACCGGCATCGTCGTGGACGACGACGGCCACTGGCTGACCACCATCGAGGGCAACACGAGCCCCTCGAACGCCGGCAGCCAGAGCAACGGAGACGGCGTCTACCTCAAGAAGCGCGACCGCTTCGGCGTCCTCGGCTTCGGCCGGCCCAGGCTGAAGGCATCGGCGGCCCCGGAGCTGCGCTCGTTCATCCGCTGGGGCGGAGAGTCGGAGCGCCTGCACGGCAAGTCGATGTATCACTCGACGCTCCTCCACCACCACTATTTCAAGTTCAAGAAGGACCCCAGCGGGCGATATCGCCCCGATCCCAAGGCGGCGCGCTACCGGCGCTTCATGCGGATCTACAATGCCGCCGTCAACAAGAAGGACATCCCCTATCTCATCGTCTCGAGCCGGTACATCAAGACGTATTCGGAGTGGGCGGCGTGGGTCGTCGAGCATCCCGGCGAGAAGCCCGGGGCGCGATCGGTCGTCCGCGCGGGCGGCCTCGTGGCGCCGAAGGGGATCGCGGGGCGGTATCTGCCGTCGTTCTTGACCCGAAAGTACGCCGAGCGCGTGCTCGCGCGGGCGAGCGCGATGAGCGACTCCAAGAAGGCGGCGAAGCTGCGCGCCGAACTCAAACGAGCCCTTTTGAAACTCGCGGTTTGA
- a CDS encoding type VI secretion system Vgr family protein: MMRLVELAFASGEDSLAVHSFAAREALSSLFEISVRARSPNEDLDLDAIVGKPASLRIAGGARGVRVYAGICNHLEQEEAEETGVSTYRLRIVPALWLLTQSTSYRVFQHMSAPEIATALLAEWGIEAKWKLGRAGHPRLEYRVQYGESDFAFLSRTLEDAGITYTFADEDGKPSTLLLLDAPHHNEPRASGPVRFVDHPNDRTDGAYVTRVRVAQEVRPGKVAIRDHDFRKNPDYKLVGTAAAQDAAEARLEQYTYEMGSFVTEGHKGSNTPVADAAAVARADEKEGRTRAERQLAAERATRRQVHFHTNTLDLAPGTVFAIGHHPRADLSAENKLLVTELAIEGSPDGEWKAKGAAVFGAQPYYPRRATPKPRAHGVESAVVVGPRGQEIHTDEFGRVQVQFHWDRQGQFDQGSSCWLRVGQGWAGGGYGMVAIPRIGHEVLVGFFGGDPDQPIVVGRVHNGASPLPYKLPENKTKSTWKSSSSPSAGGSNEITFEDADGAELVYLQAERNLEKLVKADESVRIGGSRGKSVGVNETVAIGGNRATTIGGVDAAVVGARHSVTVASSAGAANGVTGLDMVDRRISLSTGEATITLEGPNITLEAAAGILLNAGANIALAAGAHVTVNSQINMTLKSGATLVVQAEDGDVVIQGGPIVQINPTERRPSREEDEALPVGVPEGVDLAAQIEDAERRAWFDPDAPDWFRTKLKSGEWDFAEHGEEHRDFASFHLGAVGKAAGLPEGVILRQAGLRKKERGALHPEAGDPGNGLFGGVAPYGVEPRELEMMKKGFAFYDRQSR; encoded by the coding sequence ATGATGCGTCTCGTCGAGCTCGCTTTCGCGTCGGGGGAAGACTCTCTTGCCGTGCACAGCTTCGCCGCGCGCGAAGCGCTGTCCTCGCTCTTCGAGATATCGGTCCGCGCCCGCTCGCCGAACGAGGACCTCGATCTCGACGCCATCGTCGGAAAGCCTGCCTCCTTGCGGATCGCCGGGGGCGCGCGCGGCGTGCGCGTCTATGCGGGCATCTGCAACCACCTCGAGCAGGAGGAGGCGGAGGAGACGGGCGTGTCGACCTATCGGCTGCGCATCGTCCCCGCGCTCTGGCTGCTCACGCAAAGCACGAGCTACCGCGTCTTCCAGCACATGAGCGCGCCGGAGATCGCGACCGCGCTCCTCGCCGAATGGGGGATCGAGGCGAAGTGGAAGCTCGGGCGCGCCGGGCACCCGAGGCTCGAGTACCGCGTGCAGTACGGCGAGAGCGATTTCGCGTTCCTGAGCCGCACCCTCGAGGACGCGGGCATCACGTACACCTTCGCCGACGAGGACGGGAAGCCTTCGACGCTGCTGCTCCTCGACGCCCCGCATCATAACGAGCCGCGCGCGAGCGGTCCGGTCCGGTTCGTCGATCACCCGAACGACAGGACCGACGGCGCCTACGTGACGCGCGTGCGGGTCGCGCAGGAGGTGCGGCCGGGCAAGGTGGCGATTCGCGATCACGATTTCCGCAAGAACCCCGATTACAAGCTCGTGGGGACCGCGGCGGCGCAGGACGCGGCCGAGGCGCGGCTCGAGCAGTACACGTACGAGATGGGCTCGTTCGTGACCGAGGGGCATAAAGGCAGCAATACCCCGGTCGCGGACGCCGCGGCGGTGGCGCGCGCCGACGAAAAGGAAGGCAGGACGCGCGCGGAGCGACAGCTCGCGGCCGAGCGGGCGACGCGCAGGCAGGTCCACTTTCATACGAACACGCTCGATCTCGCGCCGGGGACGGTGTTCGCGATTGGCCACCACCCGCGCGCGGACCTCTCCGCGGAGAACAAGCTCCTCGTGACCGAGCTGGCGATCGAGGGCTCGCCCGACGGCGAATGGAAGGCGAAGGGCGCGGCGGTGTTCGGCGCGCAGCCTTATTACCCGCGCAGGGCGACGCCGAAGCCGCGGGCGCACGGGGTGGAGAGCGCGGTCGTGGTGGGGCCGCGGGGGCAGGAGATCCACACCGACGAATTCGGGCGGGTGCAGGTGCAGTTTCACTGGGACCGCCAGGGCCAATTCGATCAGGGCAGCTCGTGCTGGCTGCGGGTGGGCCAGGGCTGGGCGGGCGGCGGATACGGGATGGTCGCGATTCCTCGCATCGGCCACGAGGTGCTGGTCGGGTTCTTCGGCGGCGATCCGGATCAGCCGATCGTCGTGGGGCGCGTCCACAATGGGGCGTCGCCGCTGCCGTACAAATTGCCGGAGAACAAGACGAAGAGCACCTGGAAAAGCTCGTCGTCGCCCTCGGCGGGCGGGTCCAACGAGATCACGTTCGAGGACGCGGACGGCGCGGAGCTGGTCTATTTGCAGGCGGAGAGGAACCTCGAGAAGCTCGTGAAGGCGGATGAGTCGGTCCGCATCGGGGGCAGCCGCGGCAAGAGCGTCGGGGTGAACGAGACGGTCGCCATCGGCGGCAATCGGGCGACGACGATCGGCGGGGTGGACGCGGCCGTGGTCGGCGCGCGGCATTCGGTGACGGTGGCTTCGAGCGCGGGGGCGGCGAACGGGGTCACTGGATTGGACATGGTCGACCGGCGCATCTCGCTGTCGACCGGCGAGGCGACGATCACGCTCGAGGGCCCAAACATCACGCTCGAGGCGGCGGCGGGCATTCTGCTGAACGCGGGCGCCAACATCGCGCTCGCTGCCGGCGCGCACGTGACCGTCAATTCGCAGATCAACATGACGCTGAAGAGCGGCGCGACGCTGGTCGTGCAAGCCGAGGACGGCGACGTGGTGATCCAGGGCGGGCCGATCGTGCAGATCAACCCGACGGAGCGGCGGCCCTCGCGCGAGGAGGACGAGGCGCTGCCCGTCGGGGTGCCCGAGGGCGTGGATCTGGCCGCGCAGATCGAGGACGCCGAGAGGCGCGCGTGGTTCGATCCCGACGCGCCGGACTGGTTCCGGACGAAGCTGAAGAGCGGCGAATGGGATTTCGCCGAGCACGGTGAAGAGCACCGGGATTTCGCGAGCTTCCACCTCGGCGCGGTCGGCAAGGCGGCGGGGCTGCCGGAGGGCGTGATCTTGCGGCAGGCGGGCTTGCGCAAGAAGGAGCGCGGGGCGCTGCATCCCGAGGCCGGCGATCCGGGCAATGGGCTCTTTGGCGGGGTGGCGCCCTACGGGGTCGAGCCGCGCGAGCTCGAGATGATGAAGAAGGGATTCGCGTTCTACGACAGGCAATCCAGGTAG